The Synechococcus sp. MVIR-18-1 region CGTCGCAACCTTCCTGTCACGACGGTGGCTGCGCCATTAATGCCCGTGGCCTCTGCACCGGCTGCTCCCCAGCAAGATCATTCTGCTGTTGAGCTCCCTGCAGGAACCCCTCCGCCTGCGGCTGGATCCCGTTCCGATTTGTTGGAAGTGACGGCTCCCATGGTCGGGACCTTCTATCGGGCTCCTGCACCAGGAGAACCTTCGTTCGTAGAGATTGGCACCCTCATTGGTGTAGGCCAAACGATCTGCATTCTTGAAGCCATGAAGCTGATGAATGAGCTCGAATCTGAGCTGGCAGGTGAGGTGGTTGAAATCCTGGTGGATAACGGCACCCCTGTTGAATTTGGTCAGGTGTTGATGCGGGTTAAGCCCGGCTGAGCTCCCAGGCGGCCCGAATCGCTGCCACCATGCTTGTCGATCTAGCCACCCCTTGTCCTGCGATATCGAAGCCGGTTCCATGATCTGGTGAAGTGCGCAAGAACGACAGCCCGAGTGTGGTGTTCACGGCCTCGTCAAAGGCCATCAGCTTCACGGGGATCAAGCCTTGGTCGTGATACAGCGCCAGGATCCCATCGGGTGATTCCGGTTGACGTCCCAGCTGCCAGGCCTTGGCAGCGCTGAGCCAACAGGTGTCAGGAGGCAGTGGTCCGCTCAGATGGACGTGGGGATGGTTGTCTTGCCACTGCTGGAGTGCAGGGATGAGCCAGTTCGTTTCTTCGCTGCCAAGGCGGCCCTGTTCTCCCGCGTGAGGATTGAGGCCTGCAACGAGCAAGCGTGGCTTGGGATTGAACCTCAGGCAGAATGCGCCGAGCACGTCCAGCTTGCGGAGTACGAGGTCGGGGCTGAGTGCAGTGGGGACCTGTTGCAGCGGAATATGCGTGGTGGCGAGCAGGGTGTTCAGCCTCCAGCCGTGGTTGGGTGCAACAGCTGTGAACAGCATGGAGGCTTGATCCGCACCGTCGAGTTCTGCCAAGCGTTCTGTTTGGCCTGGATAGTTGTGTCCTGCGGCATGCCAGGCATGTTTCGCAATCGGTGCTGTGACTAAAGCCAGGGTGCGCTCCTCTTTCATGCGCGAGACGGCATGGCTCAGCCAGCGAAAACTGGATGCACCACTTTCCGGGCTAGGAGCTCCAGGGGTGATGGCGTCATGGACCGGTAGATCGTCAATGTCTAGATCGCTGGGATCGATCAGCAGGGGGCATTGTTGGGCTTTCAGCCTGGAGTACGTGTGCTCCAACGTTTTTCGGCAGCCAACAACGAGTGGGTTCAGTCCATCGGGCAGTCGAGGGTCGGCGAGGGCTTTCAGCGTGACTTCCATGCCGATCCCAGCAGGATCACCAAGAGCAATCACCAGGCGGTCGGTAGCGTCAGAGGAGGGATGAGAGAAAGACATGCTGCGCTGGTTGCTCCTGGGGTTATTGCTTTACGGGTTGGGGACGGCGTTGCGGAAGGGCTGGATTGAAGTGCAGTGGCAGCGGTTGCTCGATGATGCAGGACTCACTGAAACCGGTTCAGGCAAGCCGCTTCCGTTGCATGAATTGCCGATGCTTAAGGCTCCTCCTCCGGTTCAGGATTCATCCCGTTGAAGCCTTCTGCAGCGAAGCAATCCTTGAGGCCGCTTGAAAAATCGGGATGCAGAAAGCTGTACCCCAGCTCGGCTCGCAGGAGTGCGTTGCTCACTTTGCGGTTGTCTGCCCAAAAAGAGAGAGCCATCGGGCTCATGCTGGCTTGGGCTTCATGGAAAGGGATCGCTGCTGGGAGCGTGCATCCCAACAGTTCGGCGCCAAAACGTTGAAGCTCGAGGCGGGAAGCGGGCTTGTTATCGCTGATATTTACCACCAATGGCCGCTGTCCTGCTGCGGCTCGATGCATGAGATGCCAGCAGGCTCCAGCTAGGTCATCTACATGGATGCGGCAGAACATCTGCCCCGGTTGATCCACAGGGGTGAGTTCGCCTGAGCGGATGGCAGCCAGGGGGGAACGTCCTGGCCCATAGATCCCCGGCAGGCGCAGGATCTGCACCGGCAGGCCGCTGTTGCGCCACAGCTGCTCACACGCCAATCGCTTCTGGCTGCGGAGTTGAGTGGGTTGGGGCTGGTGGGTTTCATCCACCCAATTGCCATTGCTATTTCCGTAAACGCCTGTGGTGGAGAAGTAGCCCACCCATTGCAGTGGCAGCTTCTGCAGCTGCTCTCCAAGACACGACAGCACTGGATCCGTTCCTTCTTTGCTGGGCGGGATTGTGCTGATCAGATGGGTGACGGAGGCGAGTGCTTCATGGCCTGGAACGATCCCGTTGGCACTGTCAAAGGGCAGATCATCGCTGCCGGATTCCGGTCGGCGGCGCGTGCAGATCACCCTTGTCCCAAGTGCTTTGGACAACTTGGCGAGATGGCCTCCGCTGAAGCCAGCGCCAAGAATGCACAACGTCGCATCTGGGGGGAGGGGAGCGCAGCGGTTGACAAGATCGTTCAGCATCAGTACAAACGTATCAATTGCGGTTTCGTTGTGGCTGATTCTTCCTTTTCACTGGTGCCCTCTCGGGATTCCATGCTGCCCCAGAGTCGGGTGCCGCGTCGTGATCGCGCAAAGGCTCAAGACACAGCACGGGTTCGCACGGGTTCAGCGCTTTTGGCTGCGGCTTTGGTAACAGGTGCCTTGTTCATGGCTCCAGACAGACCGGAGCAAAGCGCCTCAATTTGTCAGCACTATCACTCTGAGGCCGCCTGTCGGGTGTGGTGATCAGGCTGTACGAAGTCCCCAGTCCTGCTCGTCATCCCTCTTGGCCCGCGAGCCGTTTGGTCGGTCGGGACGGGATGATTGGTTGTGTTCAGGCTGGGCCCACTGCAGCAATCTCAAGGCGAGGCGCAGATCACCATCGATCCAGGCGCGAATAGCCATAGCGCGGCGCGGGTCATAAAAGCGTTGACGCCGGTACCAATCAAAAACATCGGCGTCCGATTTCTGTCCGTTGCACGACAGGCAAGCGGGAACACAATTTTCAGTCACGCTCATCCCCCCCCGGCTCAGGGGGAACACATGGTCGATGGATTCAGAAGGTTTGCCGCAATAAATGCAGCGGTTGCTGGTGTGGAGATGAATCGATTGACGCC contains the following coding sequences:
- a CDS encoding SDR family oxidoreductase, whose product is MLNDLVNRCAPLPPDATLCILGAGFSGGHLAKLSKALGTRVICTRRRPESGSDDLPFDSANGIVPGHEALASVTHLISTIPPSKEGTDPVLSCLGEQLQKLPLQWVGYFSTTGVYGNSNGNWVDETHQPQPTQLRSQKRLACEQLWRNSGLPVQILRLPGIYGPGRSPLAAIRSGELTPVDQPGQMFCRIHVDDLAGACWHLMHRAAAGQRPLVVNISDNKPASRLELQRFGAELLGCTLPAAIPFHEAQASMSPMALSFWADNRKVSNALLRAELGYSFLHPDFSSGLKDCFAAEGFNGMNPEPEEEP
- the pdxA gene encoding 4-hydroxythreonine-4-phosphate dehydrogenase PdxA; the encoded protein is MSFSHPSSDATDRLVIALGDPAGIGMEVTLKALADPRLPDGLNPLVVGCRKTLEHTYSRLKAQQCPLLIDPSDLDIDDLPVHDAITPGAPSPESGASSFRWLSHAVSRMKEERTLALVTAPIAKHAWHAAGHNYPGQTERLAELDGADQASMLFTAVAPNHGWRLNTLLATTHIPLQQVPTALSPDLVLRKLDVLGAFCLRFNPKPRLLVAGLNPHAGEQGRLGSEETNWLIPALQQWQDNHPHVHLSGPLPPDTCWLSAAKAWQLGRQPESPDGILALYHDQGLIPVKLMAFDEAVNTTLGLSFLRTSPDHGTGFDIAGQGVARSTSMVAAIRAAWELSRA
- a CDS encoding HNH endonuclease gives rise to the protein MHSRDAVFLEDLCPKLRNRRWRQSIHLHTSNRCIYCGKPSESIDHVFPLSRGGMSVTENCVPACLSCNGQKSDADVFDWYRRQRFYDPRRAMAIRAWIDGDLRLALRLLQWAQPEHNQSSRPDRPNGSRAKRDDEQDWGLRTA
- the accB gene encoding acetyl-CoA carboxylase biotin carboxyl carrier protein, whose product is MQLDHDQLHSLLAALVESDIQEFRLEGDDFRLEVRRNLPVTTVAAPLMPVASAPAAPQQDHSAVELPAGTPPPAAGSRSDLLEVTAPMVGTFYRAPAPGEPSFVEIGTLIGVGQTICILEAMKLMNELESELAGEVVEILVDNGTPVEFGQVLMRVKPG
- a CDS encoding serine protease inhibitor gives rise to the protein MADSSFSLVPSRDSMLPQSRVPRRDRAKAQDTARVRTGSALLAAALVTGALFMAPDRPEQSASICQHYHSEAACRVW
- a CDS encoding 4-hydroxythreonine-4-phosphate dehydrogenase — encoded protein: MLRWLLLGLLLYGLGTALRKGWIEVQWQRLLDDAGLTETGSGKPLPLHELPMLKAPPPVQDSSR